A genomic window from Methanobrevibacter sp. TLL-48-HuF1 includes:
- a CDS encoding iron-sulfur cluster assembly protein produces the protein MSEDLVNDIKNAVSVINDPHMGVSIIEMGIVQDIIVNDDKAKLIIKPTNPGCMSIVRIAADAKTAAENVDGVNKVEVQVEGHAMADSINEMLNK, from the coding sequence ATGTCAGAAGATTTAGTAAATGATATTAAAAATGCTGTTTCAGTAATTAATGACCCTCATATGGGTGTAAGTATTATAGAAATGGGGATTGTACAAGACATTATTGTCAATGATGATAAAGCAAAATTAATTATCAAACCAACAAACCCTGGTTGTATGAGTATTGTCCGTATTGCAGCTGATGCAAAAACTGCAGCTGAAAATGTAGATGGCGTCAACAAAGTTGAAGTTCAAGTTGAAGGTCATGCTATGGCAGACTCAATTAATGAAATGTTAAACAAATAA